Proteins co-encoded in one Juglans regia cultivar Chandler chromosome 16, Walnut 2.0, whole genome shotgun sequence genomic window:
- the LOC108986768 gene encoding transcription factor WER-like, protein MVADNQYKKGLWTEEEDRILLEYVRENGRGKWNRISKTTGLKRCGKSCRLRWLNYLSPTVKRGGFSEEEEDLIIRLHNLLGNRWSLIAGRVPGRTDNQVKNHWNTHLCKKLGLKDQNTKLLNIVGTSKTPYPTHQVEDDQTHKLIQVIRADQNADHENPMTTTVSTHHLELSNNEETARWMSELHFSDQPESLHLSPVHDHTILDSPGFRGLEFLDHGFPFDLAWQNF, encoded by the exons ATGGTCGCAGATAATCAGTATAAGAAAGGGCTATGGACAGAGGAGGAGGACCGGATTCTACTGGAATACGTTAGAGAGAACGGTAGAGGGAAGTGGAATCGCATCTCTAAGACTACAG GTTTAAAGAGGTGTGGAAAGAGCTGTAGGTTAAGGTGGCTTAACTATCTGAGCCCCACCGTGAAACGAGGAGGCTTctcagaggaagaagaagatctcaTTATCAGACTCCATAATCTTCTTGGAAACAG gtgGTCACTGATTGCTGGGAGGGTGCCAGGAAGAACCGACAACCAAGTAAAGAACCACTGGAACACACACTTGTGCAAGAAACTCGGCCTCAAAGACCAAAATACAAAGCTGCTTAATATTGTGGGTACCTCCAAAACACCGTACCCTACTCATCAGGTGGAAGATGATCAGACTCATAAATTGATCCAAGTCATCAGGGCGGATCAGAATGCTGATCATGAAAACCCCATGACTACTACTGTCAGTACTCATCATCTGGAATTATCTAACAATGAAGAAACAGCACGGTGGATGAGCGAGCTGCATTTTTCTGATCAGCCTGAATCATTGCATTTGTCACCGGTTCATGATCATACAATTCTGGACAGTCCCGGATTCCGCGGCCTAGAGTTTCTAGATCATGGCTTCCCTTTTGACCTAGCATGGcaaaacttttga